In Apodemus sylvaticus chromosome 7, mApoSyl1.1, whole genome shotgun sequence, the sequence gagccgccatgtggttgctgggaattgaactcaggaccttcggaagagcagtcagtgctcttaaccgctgagccatctctccagcccccagcctggttttttaaataatgagtttcaggtcaaccaaggctacatgattagacgttGCCCTCAGAAACCAAACAATACACGAATCAAACTAGAAAGAGtgttgtctgcctgcctctgccagagagagagagagagagagagagagcatgagagagagaacatgagagagacagagcatGAGCAAATGTTTATTGCTCTTCCAGGGGGTCAGAGTGCTGGGGAAGCCAAGATCTTGACTTCCGAGGGTCCCAGCACTCTGGCCTccgggcacctgcactcatacacatacattcaaaataattaaatttcttcatttttaagcCCAGACCTAAGGAAAGCTAGCCTCTGTTTCTACAGTGACTTTCTGTAGCTCTCAGCTTGAGCATTGAGAGGCCACGGTCCTAGGCAAATGGGTTAGGATTTGAAtgcagaaaagagaaaggagggaatcGTCCCGTGTGTCAGGCAATAGTCTCCCAGCTCTACCTCCACTCGAGATCCCGGTGTGGTCCCCACACTCTGCTCGGTTCTAAGCATCCGTCCCCGTCTCCCCCAGGTGGAGAAGATCCGTCAGGTGAAGGCGAAGTCTCTGTACCTGCAGGTGGAGAAGCTGCGGCAGAATCTCAGCAAGCTGGAGAGCACCGTGAGCGCCGTCCAGCAGGTCCTGGAAGAGGGCCGAGCGCTGGACATCCTGCTGGCCCGAGACCGCATGCTGGCCCAGgtgcaggagctcaaggccatccGCGGCTTCCTGCAGCCCCAAGAAGATGATCGCGTCATGTTCACGCCCCCTGACCAGGCCCTCTACCTTGCCCTCAAGTCTTTCGGCTTTGTTAGCAGTGGGGCCTTCGCCCCACTCACGAAGGCTACAGGAGATGGCATCAAGCGAGCCCTTCAGGGGAAGGTGGCCTCCTTCACCGTCATGGGCTATGACCACGATGGGGAGCCCCGCCTCTCGGGGGGTGACCTGATGTCCGTTGTGGTCCTTGGCCCCGATGGGAACCTGTTTGGTGCAGAGGTGAGCGATCAGCAGAATGGGACTTACGTAGTGAGCTACAGGCCCCAGCTCGAGGGCGAGCACCTGGTGTCCGTGACAGTGTACAACCAGCATATAGAGAACAGCCCCTTCAAGGTAGTGGTCAAGTCGGGCCGCAGCTACGTGGGCATCGGGCTCCCCGGCCTGAGCTTTGGCAGCGAAGGCGACGGTGAGGGCAAGCTCTGCAGGCCCTGGGGTGTGAGCGTCGATAAGGAGGGGTACATCATCGTGGCCGACCGCAGCAATAACAGGATCCAGGTGTTTAAGCCCTGTGGCTCCTTCCACCACAAGTTTGGTACCCTAGGTTCTCGGCCCGGGCAGTTTGACCGGCCAGCTGGGGTGGCCTGCGACTCCTCCCGCAGGATCGTAGTGGCCGACAAAGACAATCATCGCATTCAGATCTTCACCTTTGAGGGCCAGTTCCTTCTTAAGTTTGGTGAGAAAGGAACCAAGAACGGGCAGTTTAACTACCCATGGGATGTGGCAGTGAATTCTGAGGGCAAGATCCTGGTTTCAGACACCCGGAATCATCGCATCCAGCTGTTTGGACCTGACGGGGTCTTCCTGAATAAGTACGGCTTCGAGGGATCTCTCTGGAAGCACTTCGACTCTCCACGGGGTGTGGCTTTCAACCATGAAGGTCACCTGGTAGTCACCGATTTCAACAACCATCGGCTTCTGGTTATTCACCCTGATTGCCAATCTGCCCGCTTCTTGGGCTCGGAGGGCACCGGTAATGGGCAGTTCTTGCGACCACAGGGTGTGGCCGTGGATCAGGAAGGGCGAATCATTGTAGCCGACTCCAGAAATCACCGCGTGCAGATGTTTGAGGCCAACGGTAGCTTCCTGTGCAAGTTTGGTGCTCAGGGCAGTGGCTTCGGGCAGATGGACCGCCCCTCAGGTATTGCGGTCACCCCGGATGGATTGATCGTCGTGGTGGACTTTGGCAACAATCGAATCCTCATCTTCTAATTGTGTCTTCTGGGGTTTTCTGTGTttagggtgtgcatgtgtgtgtctctcatttttgaatttcaaagagAAATCATCTCAGggatatttctttttcctttcttacccccctttatttttattattttttttttaaagaacaaaagtaCAACATTGTTTAAGTCCTACCTCagcttaaattttttcttttttttcctttttttcttttatttttttctttctttttttcttcttttttttttttttacagatgaaTGTAATTCTCTTCTGTGCAGGGATTGAGCCTGTGAAGTGATACTTTCTATCTACCTCAAACCTTTGCGTTTTCTTCTCTAGCAGGCCTCTTGGCTCCTCTGTGGAGCTCACATCCCCTTCCCTCCCGAAAGCATAGGAGGCACAGGCCAACAGTCCTGCAACCTTGAGGGCACTGGAAGCTATTGTGGGGTGCATTTTGTAGATTGAGCCAAGGAAACCCAAGAACTACTAAGTAAAAAAGAGAAGTATAAGATGTTGGAAAGATAGGATTTAAAATTCATACTTGTAGTGTATTTGTGTTCTTGAGAATACTGTGTTTGTGTGGGGTTAGGTTGTGtggtttgctctttttttttttttttttaaggggaaaattctttgttctttatcGATGCAACAGAGCTTTTCTCTGTTTACCTCAGTGTGTCTAACATCCTAGTCCCTAGGAGATATGGCTGTGGCTTGCTAGCCTAGAAAAGCAGAGCTTTCATCATATTTTCGGGTGTCTTCATCTTTGTGTCTGGtaaagaagggtgtgtgtgtgtgcgtgtgtgcgcgtgcatgtttGTGTTTCAAAGCCATCTTTGCTTGAGGAGAAAAGCTGGACTTGACACATGACATCCCAAGCAAACTTCTTCCCAGTTTGCAAAGAAAATAGATTTAGCTCAGGACTCTAGGTTGAAAGTGTTCTCAGAAgatttaaatatctgtgtttctgttgtttgttatAAAGACTTAGGTATAAGGAAATAAGTTAACCTTGTCCTCAGAGGGAGGCTTTTCAGATGTGGACCAGGGTGCCACAGAAGTGTGGGGGTGCTGGAGAAGTGAGGTACCCCCACATCATCAGGGACTGTGTGGGAGGGGGGGGGACCCGTCCCCATGTGAGAGGGTGTGGTAGGCAAAGGGATAGCTTTTATTTGAGAAGCACAATGTTTTTTTCCTGCTTTGGAAGTTCAGGGAATATAGAATGTCTGAATGACAATTAGGAGCCCGCATGCCCTAACCCTTGGCTCAGGACTCTTTCTCAGGAACCTTCCCTGTCTGTATCTGAGTGGAGTTAGACCTCAAGGTTAACACAAGCCCCCATTCCTCCCCCAAAGGCCTTTGAATGTAAAGGATCTACAAACCAAACCACTGCAACAGGGAGTGCAGGACACAGAGTATGTCTTTTTTAAACCTGTACCAAAGAATAGAAacttggggggggagggaagtggCTCCCGTCTCGCTGACTTATTGTAAGCCACAGAGTGGGTCTTTTTGACATTCATCTCTCCGAGAATGAGGGCCCATCCTGGTTCCCTGTACTCTTCCTCACTACTGAGATCAGACCAAATTTGAAAGAGGCTCTTGCATCGCCGGCTGAGGACAGAAAACTGCCCCCAAAGAGACCCAAAGCTCAGTTTCTGCCCACAGTGCACATCAGAAACTTCCCAGGGGAAGAGGCGGTGGGGAACAGGATAAGGGGTCAGTCAGATTGCTTTGGGACGTTTTTTGCCTGTGTGAACTTAGATGTTCATTCACATGACTTTAATTTCAGGATTTTGGAGTGATCTGAATGGGACTGGTGGCGTCAAGGAATCCCCAAGGTAGCTTCAGCTACTAACCCCCACTTCAAGTTCCTGGGGACTTAAAAGAGGGTTTACATgctccttttaaaatttaatgttggGTCCTTCCCCAGTTTATATCTCTTTAGCCTTTATTATGTCACTTAAGTGTTAAACcgatttttaaaagttttgtagAACTGGACTATGGGGAGGCGCCTGCCTCCTTGCTCCCCATCTTCCCAACAAACCAACGGACACGCGATATAACTGGCTTTATATGTTGTTCTTAATGATTCTCAGTGAACAAATGAATCTTGGCAACCTTCTTGGAAACCTGATTTTAATCGTAGCTGTGGCTGGGGAAAGCAGGTTTTCAGTGCTGGATTGCAGTCCTAGCCCATGCCAAGTCAGTGTTCTTCGCACAGCTCTCCTGTGGCGGGAATGTGGCTGTTCAGTTCTGGTGACTAATAAATCAAATACTTGACATTTTACTTAGGGTTTGATAGCTCAGCCCAGGTTCCCATCTTGTGGCTGAGATGGTTGGGTCTTAATTAGTACACGGATAGACCAGTGTGGGCTTAGAGCACAGCAGGCGGGTCCTTGGGAGTGGGTGGCTCCTTACCTTAGTGTAGAGCTGACTTCTAAGGAATGCATGTGGTCATAGTTGGAGAACTTTCGTTTTTAAAACAAGCCACCTGAGATTGGACTCAGCTTGCAGGGGAATTGGTGCTAAGCACTTTGGAGACTGTCTCTTAGTGTCCACTTAATGTGGACTGCTCCATGTCATGGTGCCAGCCATGTTGGTGCTCTCCTGCTGCCCGTTCTGCATAGGTACGACAGAAAAGACACCTGAGTGCTGGATGGCTGGAAACTGCGTCtgcagtgagagacagacagactgtccCCAAACAGCGGTCTCTGTGCAGATCTAGCCTGGTGGCAGGAGAGAGGGGACCAGGAGATTCCCATTGGACGTGAATTATCTTAAGTTTGAGTTTTAAACACCTGGTTGCCACCTGCCTAACATTCTTAAAGTATAGTCTGAAAGTAATCACCAATCTGTCACTTTTGTTCATGAGAAGCCACCCTGTCCTGTCTCCAAACCTGTGCTTTATTATGGCTGCCAGGTAACTCCTCATCTTGGTTTGAGCCTAGTAGTCTGAGACTGTTCCCCCAGTGCACTAAACTTCCTCAGTCAATACCCTTGTTAAGTCTAACTTATCTGGGGAGGCACACAAGGGTAACCTAACCTACACGGGATTGGACAGTGTTGGGCCATAGGGCTTGCCGGGATGAAGACCCTTTGTGATGGAGGGCCCAGCGTGCTCCATGTAGTTAAGCCAAAGCTTAATCATTTGAGACGGGAAGTCTTTTAAGCTTGAAGCAGCACAgtactgtctgtctgtgtgttgtcttttgggTTTGGAAGATTCTAGGGTTGCTGTGTTCTGGTAGGTATTAAAAGGAATGCCAAAGTTCCAGGCTTGTTTTCCCTGTTGTTTaagaagtttgtgtgtgtgtatgtgtgtgtgtctgtgtctgtgtctgcgtgtgtctatgtgcgtgtgtgtgtatatatatatttatgtatatacatgcacacagacacacacacacagtggtgccaaaatgtatttatttagaaCATCTCTCCTACTGAGGTTCTGACATTCCGGGGCTATATGAAGATGGTGCCACCACCTGTGTACAGTTACAGAGGACTGGGGCTTTCTCAGGCTTCATGTGAGCCAGGGTCACAGGACAGGACACCGCCCGCTAACCACACTGATTCATTTAGTATGGATTCTCTACCTCACTTTTGGCAAAAAGTTGTCTACCTCACGTCAGCACCGGAAGAGTCTTGAAAAGGGATGGTATTGATCCAGTGTGGAGGGGGGTGCACATGGGAGACTCCCCTCTAGAGACAATGTTCAGGGATTCAGCAATGATTTCTTCTAGTCGACAAACGTTTGACCTTGAGTAAGAGCTGTCTGGTCAGTGCAGTCATTCACCCAAGTAGTTCTCAGTCAGTCTTGCTTTCCCTGCCACAAACCCAGGTGTGCAGGCAGTGTTAGGAGCTACTGTCCTGATGGAGAACCTTCTTCCATTAAAGGCCTTTAGGTCTCTCTTCTCTTCAAGAGAAAGCTGTTTTATCAGTTAGGAGTGTCTGCAGGCATGGCCTTTGAATGGGAAGCATCAGGTATTTGAAGGGAATGAGAATCTCTGACTTCATGATTGTATTTGAAGCTGTCTGTGCCCGGCAGGATGTCCGTCACTGCGGTCTGTTTTTACAGTGACCGACCAGTGACACGTGTACTGctttgtgttttgatttgttcttccTACCAAAGGCAACCCTTGGACAATGTTGTTCCCCGTTTCCccctttgttcttgtttgttaaATACTTGATAAATTGAGAAGCACATTATCAGGAAAATGCTGTACTGTTAACTTTCTCCCTGTTTGTCCCTCCCCAGTAACCTTCTGGTCTACCTGGATGAGAGTGCGCATCCTGCAGGCCACTGGACTAATCGGGTTTTGGGTTTATAAATAAATGTCACCGTGAAGAAATACCTCAataatgtctatttttaaaaCTGGTGTTACGGGTTTATCGTCCAGCCTGGAGGGCTGTTTTTCCATCATCATTTAACCAGTAATGGTTCTAAATGTTTTTTGTGTATCTGCATGGTCTTAGACCCCTTTTAATGATTGTATTAACTCACGAGCTCAGGTCGTAAAACTTACTTACGGCTGTCTCAGAGCACACTGGCTGAATGTTGGCGCCCCTGGCATCAACGCGTGTACTTCCGCTGTCATCAGCTTTGTAACGCTCCTTGGTGTTTCTAGCAGTCTGTAGCTGTCCTCCTATAGAGGGAGACTGTTCACGCGCATGGGTGGGCCTTTCTTGTTTTTAGGGTGGTAAAAATCTCTTCTCCCCTTTTCCCTTAACGTCAGTGCTGGTGAGGGTGGGTGGTTTAGGATGTTTAACTAGCGTGTTACATATAGTCGTGGGTGGGAGGGTTGTTCGGTTTTGTTTTACTAGATCTTGTTTGATACAGTCCATTAGCTCTCTCACGCCTGGTCAGccaaaaagaggaggaggaggagaagaagctttaatttttatgtaactATAGAATACACAACCCACTTGGGTCTTTTTTAAGAAAAGTGAATGCATGACTGTCTGGGTGGAAGTCACAGTGGTGTGCTGCCTGATGCTAGAATGACTAAGTGTCTTACGCTCGACAACCTGCTTGAAGGAGTACCCTGCCTCCCCTGGGAGCAGAGCCCTCGAGCTGCCTCTGCCCCTTATAGGACTGTGGTGGCATTAGGAGCTTGTCAAGGCAGTGGGGGGCTAGGGGGATTTCCCCCAAACCTCAAGGcaaaagtgattttttaaaattttttttatttgcaagcCCCCTTTATCCCCTTTGGGGCTTTTACctttaaaaccttaaaaattaCTCTTGCCAGCCACAGGCATGACAGGCAGCGGGCAGGTGAATAGCCAGTGGGAAAGCGTTCCAAACCTCCTGGGAGAATGTATCTCTGCGGTCCGCGGAGAAGGCTGGGGGCGTAGCAAGGAGATGCTGTATCAGCTACTGCAGCCTTAAAACAAAGCCGGTGTCTCTTTGGACTTTAAAATTGTTCCTATgcagcttattttatttttgtttaatcaaATAAACAGAGGGTTTTCCCATGAAAACTTGTGTCTGTGTGATCTTTCCATCGGGATTAGGTACGGGCACACCACTCTTGGGGTGGCGGGGACGGGCCTCGGAGGTCTGGCTGTCCCAGGATTGCATGTGCACAAGTGCTGAACTATTAGTGTTGCtaacagtttttgtttgttttttaggaagaaaacaacaaaacaggctAGGGGTGGTGGGTGGTCAGACAGCATGGCTCTAAGGTGTACACAAGTGCTAAACAGGTGttgctaatatttatttttagtaagaaaacagaacaaaacaggctAGGGGCAATCAGACAGCATGGCTgtaaggtgcttgctaccaaagCTTGACTGTTCCCAGGACCTGGAAGAgcaagagaaccaactcccagtTTGTCGTCTGATCTCTGCATTCACACCATCGCGCACACGCACACCATCACtccacactccccccccccccaccca encodes:
- the Trim71 gene encoding E3 ubiquitin-protein ligase TRIM71, which translates into the protein MASFPETDFQICLLCKEMCGSPAPLSSSSSASSSSSQTSTSSAGGGGPGAAARRLHVLPCLHAFCRPCLEAHRLPAPGGAGPAEALKLRCPVCDQKVVLAEAAGMDALPSSAFLLSNLLDAVVATADEPPPKNGRAGGGPGGAGGHSNHRHHAHHPAQRAAAPAPQPPPGPAASPGSLLLRRPHGCSSCDEGNAASSRCLDCQEHLCDNCVRAHQRVRLTKDHYIERGPPGPAAASAAQQLGLGPPFAGAPFSILSVFPERLGFCQHHDDEVLHLYCDTCSVPICRECTLGRHGGHSFAYLQDALQDSRALTIQLLADAQQGRQAIQLSIEQAQTVAEQVEMKAKVVQSEVKAVTARHKKALEDRECELLWKVEKIRQVKAKSLYLQVEKLRQNLSKLESTVSAVQQVLEEGRALDILLARDRMLAQVQELKAIRGFLQPQEDDRVMFTPPDQALYLALKSFGFVSSGAFAPLTKATGDGIKRALQGKVASFTVMGYDHDGEPRLSGGDLMSVVVLGPDGNLFGAEVSDQQNGTYVVSYRPQLEGEHLVSVTVYNQHIENSPFKVVVKSGRSYVGIGLPGLSFGSEGDGEGKLCRPWGVSVDKEGYIIVADRSNNRIQVFKPCGSFHHKFGTLGSRPGQFDRPAGVACDSSRRIVVADKDNHRIQIFTFEGQFLLKFGEKGTKNGQFNYPWDVAVNSEGKILVSDTRNHRIQLFGPDGVFLNKYGFEGSLWKHFDSPRGVAFNHEGHLVVTDFNNHRLLVIHPDCQSARFLGSEGTGNGQFLRPQGVAVDQEGRIIVADSRNHRVQMFEANGSFLCKFGAQGSGFGQMDRPSGIAVTPDGLIVVVDFGNNRILIF